The following is a genomic window from Labeo rohita strain BAU-BD-2019 unplaced genomic scaffold, IGBB_LRoh.1.0 scaffold_1160, whole genome shotgun sequence.
ACCagcatatactgtttttttcaacagggtttcACTCTATCTGGAAGATCATACAGTCATCCCATCAGGATattgaaatatgaataaaacaatgATTGGATGAACATTACACAGTGAAAGATATTTTGTCGCATGTGAGTCATGTAGCACAACAACAGAGTAGCAGGTTTTGTCACTGCACTAGTGAAACAAGATAACATCCCAGGTCAGACTTGTCTGTCTATCAGGGCACAATCACATGACACATGACGAGTCACATAACTTAGAAGGAAATGGGGAAATGTGGGAATATGCTGATGAAAGGAGTAACTTTTCCTTTTCCATCTGTGTTATAGTTCCTGTTAGGTGAACACATGCTTGGCCTAAACAGCAGCTCTAATTCACTTTGAGGGAAAActgatgtaaataaatataattctgatatatacacttttttgcatttaatttaatgtatagGATTTGTACATGATTCACTGATTTGATAAAATGAGACTGCTTATCTTTATCTTTACATTTGGTAGTATTTTGACAAGCAGGTctcttttcttttaatatactaAAGCAGATGCAATATTTGagttgttttataattaaacaactaaataaaattaactgttgttttaattaattcacCTACTAACTGATTGTTATGTGAGATCCATATGTTCATGTAACAGctttcagtttcacttttttGTGTCATAAGACAACAGATGaacttttaaagtaatttattaaaattatttcaatatctgGAAGAGTTTGTGTATATGGGAACATATTATCAACAAAGGGATTTCTGATATCAATTATTGCAGTCATTTATTGGTTTTATCAGTACTGATTTACATATCTGCCTTCCTGGAAAATCCTCTCAGTTGCCACTTCTGATGGACAAATAATAACAGGCTACTTTTAAAAACAGGTATCAAAAACTTGATGTTTCCACCTCCATTTTAGTATGACATACTGAATTGTTCATAGTAAGTAGTACAttagcctgaaggacttgattagttggaaaTCAGGTTGTGTTTTTCAATTTTAGGGCAGGGGTGTGCATCTaaagccctgcagagttttgttccaaccttgcttcaacacacatactatgcagttttcaattaagcctgaaggacttgattagttggatcaggtgtgtttaattagggttgcatctaaactctgcagggctgcggccctccaggactggagtttgGCACCCCTGTTTTAGGGTCTTTAGGTTTTTATACTGGTTGTTGGACTAAAgaaatattctgtcatttctAAAATCCTTTATTTTTGTCCACTTATTCATTAGGAAGGTAATAAACTGAAGCTATTAAGACTTTCCCTGgctgaaacataaaaaatgggTTCTAGTGCATGTAAgttgtgttataaataaatacacagattTTACCACTTTAGAacaataaagtaattattatcAGTGAATATTTTCTTATTAATGTTTGATATGATtgtgtatatgattttttttttttatatttttttttaagttttgtttttaaaagttttataacTGATTGTTTTTCTGATTTAGCACAAGAGGACCAAGAGCCCTTGTTAGAACATGATGAAGGTAAGAGCAGGGACatctgtgtatttatgtatattataaatgttattttagaaatgtgtatttgtttgtttattataagtAATGTGTTAGCAATTATGACAACCAGACTTATTGTGAATCTCATtgcaatttattttgatttgtatattgtaataaatatgaaaatgtggtAAAAATATGGTAGACtaatgaaaaaattataaaaatatatgtttatactgtatttgtATATTAACTATCAAGATATTACTTATAAATGCACTTCCAAGTTCTTTAGATCAGCATTATTGTTATAATGAAATGAGCATTACAAATCAGTATAGGTGTCAGCATAGATTCAGTCATATCATATTGGCCAgtgtaatataaacaaatattactgagtgcacttttaaaatatatttcaatttctttttatttaactaaacatttacatttttcagaaattgaGCCTATTTTTGAGGAACTTAAACTTGTGCTGATTGGAAGTCATGGTGCTGGGAAAAACACTATTGCTAATGCCATCCTCAAGGAAAAGGTTTTCACCTTCTGGACATTTTATAAAGTGTCCACATGAAGGAGACTCGTAGAGTATCAGGAACACAGATTCATTTGGCTCGCACCCCAGGCTGGAGAGGAGACTTGAGTCGAtcagagaaaacaaaatgtgaaattgtTCACTGTGTGCAGTCTTTATACAATTCTGGACCTCACGCAGTCATCTTGGCTCTTAAAGTGAACTCAGTGCTGTCAGAGTCAAACATCAGCACCCTAGAGAGTCTGCTTACTGTTCAGCTGTGGGAACATACCATAGTGCTGTTCACACATGGAGAAAAACTGGGAGGTTATACCATTGAGGATTATATTAGATGTCAGAAGCTTCAACCTTTAATCAGAAATGTGGAGAAAGATATTTTGTGATCCGCAACAATGACAGCAACCAGATTATTGAGATAATTGAAAAGCTCATTGTCAGGAAGAATTCAGCAAGTTGTTTTAAACTTACTGCTCAGACAGaggataaaaatgtaaacttgatGAAAAAGCTACTCGATTCAAAGGATGCAGAGATAAGGAAACTTGAAAACATAGTTCAAGAAAAAGAAAGGGAGATAGAGAGGTTACAATCAGGATACTCAAGAACTCAAGATCTTGACCAGTCTGCTCTACACAGAAGAATAGCTGAATTGGAAGAAATGTTAAAGGAAAGGGATGCAAAGATTGACGGACTGCAAaaagagttacaaattctgcAACAAAAAGCTATAGACTGGAAAAATCATGAGGATCAGAGTGCAACTGTACATGCAGAGTATTGTAGTGAACTCGGTCAAGATGGCTCAGTGATGGCCATAAGTAGCCAGACCGAAATACCATTACATGCGTTTCCTTCAAAAGgttagtattaaaataatttatttacagttaaattttgatcaattcatTCAGCACAGGTAGTGAAGAAATTCCTTAAGCCACCTTTTTTCACTATTTCTGCAATCAGCAgaatttttgaaacatttacatttttgtggcAAGACTGTATGCAGCCACCAGATCGAATGTGATGTGTTTAAGTCAAAGAATGAGCTCAATGAAGTGAAAATTGCCAGTATCTTTCCACAGAAACATTATTCTTTAAACACTATTTGTGTAAAATTGgcagttaaaaataattatctCCGAAATAATTAGTTATTCATAGTTAAATAATCAAGTTCATTAGCTATAGAAAATCTACAATCTTTATCTTTTAGCGGCCATTTGTTTTATGTGGATATGTTTCTACATTCattattcagttttatatttaaataaaactgtattttatttttatacaatttatttgtaCAGAATTATTAGGGACTGAAATGCAGTGAATAAATATATCATTTCAGCTCATCTGATCACATTTCAGCAGGCTCAGCCTCACACAACTGGAGAGACACCCTTCTTAAGATCTTGGAAAAGCTGACTCAAGATGAactgaagaaaatgaaatattacatgTGTAATGACGAATACAGCATACCCATGGGCTCATTGGAGGACAAGGACAGAGTTGACCTAGCACGCCTAATACTGACAAAATGGGGTACACGAcagtcagtgctgaaaacaCGAGACCTCATAAAGAAAATCCCTCATAATGACGATGATatgatacaactgtttgaaccTTTCTTGATGAGCATTGGTGAGACATGGTGATCATTTGCTAGTTATTTCCTTCTAAGAACCAGCTCTTCATTATTTTACTACGGTTTTCGTAGTCAGACCATAAAAGAACCATACCTGGTCTCCCagagaacctttcagtgaatagttttttataagaatttttttttttaaactgtaaagaaacttttgtgaaattaaaagattttatgAATCTTAGATGATCTTCATGAAATAAGTCAATAATTAACCTTTTTAACCAGTATTTAAGTATccataaaacagatttcataggtaTGGAATTTACCAAACAATTCCTGTATATGACATGACATTCAGGTTATTATCATGGAGCAGATGTAGgtggtgttttcttttttaagatattaaaaagCTTAAGCTTAATGAAGTGTAAGGTTTTGTTCACGACACTTACTGTGTAGGTAAATTATTACTCATATTATAACATCATACTCTTAGCAAATGaacattagaaatgtaattttatataacattttatttgttttctgactactttattttgttaattaataatCGTAATACAAAGATCGACAACAACTATTGACAACATATTAGGTTGAGTTGTCATTTTATGAGATTCAAGTcaattcaagtcaagtcaagtcaagtcaccattatttctataccgcttttaacaatacataattgtgacaaagcggctgtacagtattaaataggaaatagtgcatcaataatgcaaaacggcagcagtaaacactcaattttcaggtaaaggcagttcatcattggattcaatgatgtcatcatcttgcatgttcctttaaatgctaatgagctctgctcaccccgcccctctctcttTTGTGGGGTGACGAGCTGGTCTGTTTACTTTTGCTGCGTTTAGCTATGAAACTTTAGAAAATTtagaaaggcgatttgcaaagatgcataaaaacccttatagtCACTTCTGCTGTATAGGTGAAGCGGCACCACGAATGAttcgcatttatgtagatcgccaggtgcatttctttcaaaaactaaagtaacattaatcttctgcatcttcagcggctcagatgtcaggagtaaaatGATGATGCTATggtcattattacatccaacaacagaacacctcaatcgctcaatcggagacattcttgtcttctcCTGCACCGGAGTAGACACAATGGCCGTCGGAGTCAGACTGTTCACAGCTCAGTCAGGGCAGGTCTAAAGTAAAACGTCATGTCAATCAACGAGAgaggcctctgttggtgtgacgtcacactgaCAAGAAGCTTAGAATggtttgatttgaaaaaggggacattacttataaagatgacaaaaataccactgggtggatttttatcataatagggtgACTGTGTACACACAtagccaacacacatttatgttcaaactaCATGTAAAAgcgagttttgcatccgatgacccctttaaagcatcATCTACATGTTTTTAGCAAGCCAGAGATGACCACTATTCTTCTATTGTATGTGTGTCTTTCAATtagaacattttacaatatcGTTTGATATTTTTCAGCACATTCTTTCCATTCTATCATAGTTTAGttaaatttaatcaaatatctatttgtattaaatatttccaagttctcttttttctttatgtGTTTGCACAAGAAATGTCTATTGCACAGCCTGTGTGTTTGACAGTGTGTCATAAATAGATCAGTATGGAGCTCAGTCTGCTTCCTCTAATACTCCGTGAGTATCATTTTCTCATTTATGCACTATTTTTGCATGTTGTATAACGATATAGTGAATCAAGGTTCATTTGTAGTATATTTAAGCTCACCTTTTTCATGTTATCTGTGTTATTAGCTCATGCTATCTGTGTGTGAAGATGAAATACTCTCTGATGTGCTGTAGATGATTGAGACCAGTGTATTGATTATTACTATGATTCTTTACTCGGTTTAAGGTTTGCAATGGTTCATGGCTTCAGTCGGACAAGCATGTTCTGAAAccctgttttgtttgtttttttggtcacAGTTACTTCAGTAGTTCTTAGATCTATGTGTAGAACACCAACAGTTTATTTGTGGGACTCAATGCTCAGACTGTTCATTTTGATGTCAAgttttgttgttctggaaagTCCTTGAATTGGTAAATAGATCAGCATATTATTTCACCATAGATAATACTGTGAGACTTGAGGTCCTACAGTAACGCAAACTCTGACCAGCAATGtacactgttagacatttcaaagggtttttacagtaacttactggcaacactgttgccagtaagttactgtaattagaatttacagtagcaaaccgtatttaatttacagttgcaaactgtagctgttttacagccaaatactattaaaaagatCAGATTCAACAGTAtactactgtactgtactgaaaCAAGTAGAAGAAAGGGTACACTTTTAAAAGGCAAACCCCACAAAGAATACACAAACTTCTCAAAACCATAGTTGTTCTCTTACCATGAACTGTCAGTCTCAGTGTGGTTGgcatgctcatgtctttcttgatgcttcactgcagttgcctttaaaacacaaacacaacaaaatgcagtaaatcttaaattccattaataattataacaaactaaTTCTAAAACTAGAAATACAGCTAACAGTTAGCTATATAACTTGTCTAACCTAGCTAACATAATAGGCTACTGGCCAACATTATACTAACACCTGAACAAAATTTCTCATTAGTTAACCTAATGTTAATATAGGATAAGTGTTGCttgttgaaattattttaattcagtaactTAATTAAATAAGCTGACAAAAACCGTTTGAAACGACATGTTGACGGGTAACGTTAAATATTGCTATGTTAAACTGGTgtgcaaaaatctgacaaacactcagacaaacgtatatatatttttaccttaCTTGCTGGTCTTAATCTCTCGTAAATTGCATCGACACACAGCGCGGATGTTGTCCGGAACTCCTCCGCTCTCGCGGGTTCATCCCCGGGCAAACGCCGCGACTCTGCCCGCTGCTTCAGCGTCTTCCTCGGACACGAGTAGCGCGGCGCAGCGCGACTCGACAAAAGAAGACAATATAGAACTCATGAAATATACAATCTACAGTGGATGCTTACAGTACAGTAATGCCCCGGTATATTTCTGACTTACAGATGTACTTCAAGCGCTCGCGCTATGTCTGACATGAAAGACAAACGGATTTTCCAGTCATTAAAAGCGATGCAACACATCCAGTGTGGTCCGTCCCAAGCTGTTGCGGCGTTGTAGACACTGTGTAGGGCAAATCTTGTCaatccaaatataataaatgaggaaaataaaacgACCTCAATAGAACGCCGCCAATGAGAAcgttacagcaaatacagtagtatactgcaattttaaaaaatacagtaagtctcTGTGTTTGGGGTCTGACGACACAGAAAATTCCCATAATGCaatggttattacagttatttactgcaAAGGGAATGTGCAGTATTATACTGGGTGATATACAGTTAATAActgtagaaattacagaaatgtctaACAGCGTAACTGACCACAATGATGCCATTTCCCATAATAAGAACTGATGACACATAAAATAAGATCTGCATTCAGTCTGACTTACTGACTTATGACTTATACCCCGGCTTCACAGACGAGGCTAAGGCTTGGTCccatctaaaatgtaagtctgagctgttagCATCTCAAGATGCttaccagtaatgttttttctaaagcatgtttctaaaaattacttaaatgtcctaattgaactatatggcctaatcctggtttagtctaagccctgtctgtgaaaccaggccacTGACTTATTAttgacttaatttgtattatgACAgcatacaaatgcataaatgttttcttcacCCTTCCTCTGTTACCTCAAACTTTCCATTTGTTATTAACCACTACCCAGAGAGCTCTGAAGGAAAAGAGAATCATAGGGTCCTATTTCAATGATCTAATCATATGGTCTTGAAATGCTTGATGCAGGTGCATTTAGGGTGTGTCCGAATCCACTTTTGCAAGTctaacaaggaaaaaaaagtcagcgtATCAAATAATGGAATACAAACGGCCGATAACCTGTGTGATAGTGCCTGAACACAACTCGTTTTCACACCAGCACGCCCATTGGCAAACCGATGGGTGCAAGTGCATTTGCTATGTAAACAACGTGGCGCTGGAcgtgaaaatgataactgcGGTACCAAAAAATACTTGCGTTTTGCCTGGCGTTGCATTGCGCCGGGTGCATGATAGGGCCAATAGAGTTGAGCAATTTCTGCTTTGCTATAAACAGAATCAGTTATTTCATTACTGCTGCATTATATACTGCTTACTTATAAGCAGAAGTGCTCAGTGCTTTTATCAGAAACAATTTGCTATGTCTCACAGAAACATATACACAATTTTAAGCAAACTAGTAATGAGTTTTAATTTAGGTTTTCATCTcataatcagtttaaactgtTAACACTTGGTATCCAAGTATGAAAATCAATGTGGaatttcaaaataatgttttgatagatattcagatagttctaaaacaacatttataaataaatgtgatttgtttctttttagtgCTGATTTCAGACATCCACCCTGGACAAACTCAAGGTGATTTCTATatatttcttcatttcttcACACAGTTAACAGTGTAACTGCAGGAAGTGTTTACAGTGTCTAGACTCGCAGTAGTAGATCAGATGAATCTAAGCAAGCTTCAATAAACAATGTGATTTCAATCTCTTCTAATTCCTACCAACTTTTATTAGATTAAATGGCATTAGAGAATGTCTACTTTgagcatttgtaaataaactgattaaaaagaTTTTGGAGCTTGTGATTTGTATCCTCATGCACCTTGATTatgaaaattttatatttatatgaaccTACTAAGTTAAATGAACTTATTAAGAATCACATATTCATAATGCCTGAAGGTGAAGGATAAAGAAAAGTTATAAGTAGTGAAATACAATTACTGACTGAAGATTTAACTCAAGATTGTATCGTGAAATATTTACAGCCAAACCCAAAATAACTGTAAAGCCCCAGAGTTCAGTGTTCACTGGAGACACAGTTACTCTGAGCTGTGATGTAGGACTGTCGACTGGACAGAAGATTATCTGGTACAAAGACATTGATAGAACAGCTGGTTttgaaacacaaacactgagAGATGTGAACGTCTCTGATGGAGGAAAATATGCATGTGCTGAAATAGGAAAGACAACAGTCAGCCAAGCACTTGTGCTGGCAGTAAGAGGTAAGAGCTAATTTTACAGGCCAATCTGATTTTCAGTTTACTATACAATTATGAAAATGAACAGCATCTATCAACAGTATAAGAGTGCTgtctgttaaattacatttttcacagAGAGACCCAAGCCTGTAGTGCGTGTTCATCCTGATGGACGTGTGTTCAAAGGACAGACAGTCACTCTCACATGTGACATACAGGAAACAGACGTCAGCAGCTGGAACTACAGCTGGAAAAAagatgattcagtgattcatgtCAGTCAATCACAGGTATACAGAATCAGTTCTGTTCATGAATCTCACACAGGTCATTACAGCTGTACTGGAAACGAGACGCAAGGATCAAGATACTCACACATCAGTGATAAAGTTACACTGTCCGTATCAGGTGAGTGTGAGAATCTCAACTTCACATCAATATGACTACATTCAGACACAAATCTACTTTTGATCAatggcaaaatatatatatatatttttttacatttttatacttttacaaAACAGCAAGAGCCAATAAAACTCTAAAATTTTATGTGCAATAaattgattcattttaaaatacattaattacattacattaattttatcaCGGGTAAGAAAATCTAagttttgattatcatgaaATTGTTCagttgtgttcttttttttttcaggttcagACGGTCAATTGCCAATTCTTTCAGTCTTCAAA
Proteins encoded in this region:
- the LOC127157686 gene encoding low affinity immunoglobulin gamma Fc region receptor II-a is translated as MELSLLPLILLLISDIHPGQTQAKPKITVKPQSSVFTGDTVTLSCDVGLSTGQKIIWYKDIDRTAGFETQTLRDVNVSDGGKYACAEIGKTTVSQALVLAVRERPKPVVRVHPDGRVFKGQTVTLTCDIQETDVSSWNYSWKKDDSVIHVSQSQVYRISSVHESHTGHYSCTGNETQGSRYSHISDKVTLSVSGSDGQLPILSVFKLVSFLLAASLYLLVTIILGVKCYRAHVQNDEIDQYAVIEK